The following are encoded together in the uncultured Sphaerochaeta sp. genome:
- a CDS encoding aminotransferase class I/II-fold pyridoxal phosphate-dependent enzyme — protein sequence MHVLAKELNETLQGTIVDAMLSDVGRRMFFPKGIVAQSAEAGKKATRFNATIGMATSGGQPMYLSDIYHQFTDNAFKPSELFSYAPGGGDPALRALWKEQMIVKNPTLQGKTFSLPAVTAGLTHGLQMMAQLFVQDGDTLVIPNLAWDNYELIFAHQTGASIKTFDLYTAEGGFNVDGMREVLAGIPDKKARILLNFPNNPTGYTPTKREMQAIAKTLVSLAEEGMQLMVLSDDAYFGLFFEDDSATESLFSLLCDAHPNILAVKCDAATKEDMVWGFRIGFITYGSKNLSEEHYDALNKKTLGIIRSTVSNCDRPGQSLLLKAMRSGEQYESDKLAAKVEMERRYRTLKEALKKHEGNDLLKPHPFNSGYFMAFDCKGSAEQLRRHLLDTYQVGCINIADVTLRLAYCSVECDRIAELVDVVYQAAGEVWN from the coding sequence ATGCATGTACTAGCAAAAGAACTGAATGAGACGTTGCAGGGAACCATCGTGGACGCAATGCTCTCCGACGTAGGACGAAGGATGTTTTTCCCCAAGGGAATCGTCGCCCAAAGCGCCGAAGCCGGCAAAAAAGCCACTCGGTTCAATGCCACTATCGGGATGGCTACATCCGGTGGGCAACCGATGTATTTGTCGGACATTTATCATCAGTTTACTGATAACGCCTTCAAGCCCTCCGAATTGTTTTCCTATGCACCAGGTGGCGGGGATCCCGCGCTCAGGGCTTTGTGGAAAGAACAGATGATTGTTAAGAATCCAACCCTGCAAGGAAAGACCTTCAGCCTTCCGGCTGTCACCGCTGGGCTGACACATGGGCTGCAGATGATGGCTCAGCTTTTTGTTCAGGATGGAGACACCTTGGTGATTCCAAATCTTGCTTGGGATAACTATGAGCTGATCTTTGCTCATCAAACGGGAGCTTCCATCAAGACTTTCGACCTCTATACAGCTGAAGGTGGATTCAATGTGGATGGTATGCGTGAAGTATTGGCCGGAATTCCCGATAAGAAGGCACGCATTCTACTCAACTTCCCCAACAACCCAACCGGATATACCCCAACCAAGCGTGAAATGCAGGCTATCGCCAAGACCCTTGTTTCGCTTGCTGAAGAGGGGATGCAGCTGATGGTACTCAGTGATGATGCCTATTTTGGGCTCTTCTTCGAGGATGACTCGGCTACAGAGAGCTTGTTCTCTCTGCTTTGTGATGCCCATCCAAATATTCTCGCTGTCAAGTGTGATGCTGCCACCAAGGAAGATATGGTCTGGGGTTTCCGTATTGGATTCATTACCTATGGAAGCAAGAACCTGAGTGAAGAACACTATGATGCTTTGAACAAGAAGACGTTGGGTATCATCAGAAGTACCGTTTCCAACTGTGACCGCCCAGGTCAGAGTTTGCTGCTCAAGGCAATGCGTTCTGGAGAGCAATATGAATCTGATAAGTTGGCAGCCAAGGTGGAGATGGAGAGACGCTATCGAACGCTCAAGGAAGCCTTGAAAAAGCATGAAGGTAACGATTTGCTCAAACCTCATCCGTTCAACAGTGGGTACTTTATGGCATTTGATTGCAAAGGAAGTGCAGAGCAACTTCGCAGGCATTTACTTGATACCTATCAGGTTGGATGCATCAATATTGCCGATGTTACCCTAAGACTCGCCTATTGTTCGGTAGAATGTGATAGAATAGCTGAACTGGTTGATGTTGTGTACCAGGCGGCAGGAGAGGTATGGAACTAA
- a CDS encoding LysR family transcriptional regulator, translated as MELKAKLYLVDEEGNKFMGIGVLWLLEQVEQQNSLRKAASALGISYSKAFAMVQNLEKGLGVPVLNRRKGGANREGATLTEFAVQFLALYREFNKRAKGSLSAPFSCFKEELGSLLEEYDEHGDEV; from the coding sequence ATGGAACTAAAAGCGAAGCTCTACCTTGTTGACGAGGAAGGGAATAAATTCATGGGAATTGGGGTGCTGTGGTTGCTCGAGCAAGTTGAGCAGCAGAACTCTTTGCGCAAGGCAGCCTCTGCTTTGGGTATCTCCTACTCCAAGGCCTTTGCCATGGTCCAAAACCTGGAAAAGGGTCTTGGTGTTCCCGTCCTTAATCGGCGAAAAGGTGGAGCCAACCGTGAAGGTGCGACACTGACAGAGTTTGCTGTACAGTTCCTTGCACTATATCGAGAATTCAACAAGCGGGCCAAAGGGAGTCTTTCCGCTCCTTTTTCCTGTTTCAAGGAAGAATTGGGTTCGTTGCTTGAAGAGTATGATGAACATGGAGACGAGGTCTAA
- a CDS encoding ATP-dependent 6-phosphofructokinase, with protein MNKKMDFSIPSLGVAKISSPIIMSTSQNDGQADYVDDSDHILYGIDTDIDKDGHPVPRHEETVELAGPRSKIYFNPAHVHAAIATCGGICPGLNNVIRAVVRCFWYRYGVRRISGIQFGYQGLLENSPWPLIPLDPDVVDDIQEKGGTILGSARGGGKQVEEIVDSLERLNINILVTVGGDGTLRGAWEIYEEVKKRGLKISIIGIPKTIDNDLSFIQSSFGVDTAVQMAVPVVRSAHVEAKNSIHGIGLVKVMGRESGFIAAQTALAQSDVNFCLIPENPFDLYGPNGLLEHLRRRVLDRGHAVILVSEGAGQDLVPETGEKDASGNVKYHDIGVFLKDKIIEYFKKEGIETNVKYIDPSYIIRSASADSYDSIYCARLGAHAVHAAMAGKTQALIGLLHNRFVHLPISLAVSSRNHVDLEGSLWRDVLENTRQPMSMKNFNFD; from the coding sequence ATGAATAAGAAGATGGATTTTTCCATACCTAGTTTGGGAGTAGCAAAGATTTCCTCCCCGATTATCATGAGTACATCCCAGAACGATGGGCAGGCTGATTATGTGGATGATAGTGACCATATTCTCTATGGCATCGATACTGATATTGATAAGGATGGCCATCCAGTCCCTCGCCATGAGGAGACTGTAGAACTTGCCGGCCCCCGTTCCAAAATATACTTCAATCCTGCCCATGTACATGCGGCTATTGCCACCTGTGGTGGTATCTGCCCGGGGTTGAATAATGTTATCAGGGCTGTAGTTCGTTGTTTTTGGTATCGCTATGGGGTCAGGAGGATTAGTGGTATTCAGTTTGGCTATCAGGGCCTGCTCGAGAACAGCCCCTGGCCTTTGATACCCCTTGATCCGGATGTTGTTGATGACATACAGGAGAAAGGTGGGACCATTCTTGGCTCTGCTCGTGGTGGTGGCAAGCAGGTTGAAGAGATTGTTGACTCACTGGAGCGGCTGAATATCAATATTCTGGTCACCGTCGGAGGAGATGGTACCCTCAGAGGCGCATGGGAAATTTATGAAGAGGTCAAGAAGCGAGGATTGAAGATTTCAATCATTGGAATCCCGAAGACCATTGACAATGACCTTTCATTCATCCAGAGCTCGTTTGGAGTGGACACTGCTGTACAGATGGCTGTGCCAGTGGTACGGAGTGCCCACGTGGAAGCGAAAAACTCCATTCACGGGATTGGCTTGGTTAAGGTGATGGGACGTGAGTCTGGCTTTATTGCCGCCCAGACAGCCCTTGCTCAGAGCGACGTGAATTTCTGTCTGATTCCCGAGAATCCGTTTGACCTGTATGGACCCAATGGATTACTCGAGCATCTCAGGAGAAGAGTTCTTGACCGTGGACATGCGGTTATTCTGGTCAGTGAAGGGGCAGGGCAAGACTTGGTTCCTGAAACCGGGGAGAAAGATGCTTCTGGGAATGTGAAATACCATGATATTGGGGTGTTCTTGAAGGATAAGATTATCGAGTACTTCAAGAAAGAGGGCATTGAGACCAATGTGAAGTACATTGATCCTTCCTATATCATTCGCAGTGCTTCTGCTGATTCCTATGATTCCATTTACTGTGCTCGCCTCGGTGCTCATGCCGTACACGCAGCAATGGCGGGGAAGACCCAGGCCTTGATTGGTTTGCTGCATAATCGATTCGTTCACCTACCGATCAGCTTGGCGGTTTCCAGCCGCAACCATGTGGATCTGGAAGGTTCCTTGTGGAGGGACGTACTGGAGAATACTCGTCAGCCGATGTCAATGAAGAATTTCAATTTCGACTAG
- a CDS encoding HAD family hydrolase, whose translation MTIQPINTILFDLDGTLLPLDQDQFIQDYFSRFVIKGQELGYSSELLLAALQRGITAMVLNDGSLTNKEWFDRVFEEVSGIAAAEFNERFAPFYEHEFDLLRKHASPSSLAREIVQEVKRKGYTVVLATNPLFPWQGTNARLGWANLDSSQFSLVTTYEDFHYAKPNLGYYRQILQTLGKEASSCLMVGNDVEEDMVARELGMEAYLVTDYLINNKNKDIASYRTGSLEDLATFFKEIPPCNQ comes from the coding sequence ATGACAATACAACCTATCAATACAATTCTCTTTGATCTTGATGGAACCTTGCTGCCGCTTGATCAAGACCAATTCATCCAGGATTACTTCTCCCGTTTTGTAATAAAAGGACAGGAACTCGGTTATTCCTCTGAGTTGCTCTTGGCTGCATTGCAGCGTGGTATAACCGCCATGGTCTTGAATGATGGTTCCCTCACCAACAAGGAATGGTTCGACCGAGTGTTTGAAGAGGTAAGTGGCATTGCGGCTGCAGAATTCAATGAGCGGTTCGCCCCATTCTATGAGCATGAGTTTGATCTTCTCCGTAAACATGCATCTCCCTCCTCATTGGCTAGGGAAATCGTGCAGGAGGTCAAGAGAAAGGGGTATACCGTGGTGCTTGCAACCAATCCTCTCTTCCCCTGGCAGGGAACCAATGCTCGCCTTGGCTGGGCAAACCTGGACTCCTCTCAATTCTCTCTGGTGACCACCTATGAAGACTTTCACTATGCAAAGCCAAATCTCGGCTACTATCGTCAGATACTGCAGACCCTTGGCAAGGAAGCTTCCTCGTGTCTCATGGTCGGTAACGATGTTGAAGAGGATATGGTTGCCCGAGAGTTGGGCATGGAGGCATATCTGGTTACTGACTACTTGATAAACAACAAGAACAAGGATATTGCCAGTTATCGCACCGGGTCCCTTGAGGACCTGGCTACCTTTTTCAAGGAGATTCCCCCATGCAATCAATGA
- a CDS encoding DMT family transporter, translating to MQSMKPSPLSRPLVASLLASLCAMLWGSAYPSIKLGYELFLVGPDDTAAKMAFAGLRFTFAGLLVLLFRCFQQGEKQRFRTLDGKAWIQILMLGLLQTTIHYAFFYIGVSYTTGAKSSILNSSSVFFSALLAHWVYANDHISVRKGLGILLGFISVVMVNLEPNLGIAFSLKGEGFVVIAAFLTSASALYSKRVSKKIDPVLLTSMQLFLGGLILLALALSQGASFPTSSLAGYFLLLYMASLSAVAFSIWTTLLKHNKVSSITVFNFLIPVVGTFLSALLLGESIFRLQYLLALPLVVSGIVLVTYSSSKTPV from the coding sequence ATGCAATCAATGAAACCATCCCCATTGAGCCGACCCTTGGTAGCATCTCTGCTTGCAAGTCTTTGTGCAATGCTTTGGGGTAGCGCCTATCCTTCAATCAAGTTGGGATATGAGCTGTTTCTGGTTGGTCCTGATGATACTGCTGCAAAAATGGCCTTTGCAGGGCTACGATTTACCTTTGCAGGACTCCTGGTCCTTCTCTTCAGATGCTTCCAGCAGGGGGAGAAACAGCGATTCAGAACCTTGGACGGTAAGGCCTGGATTCAGATTCTTATGCTTGGCTTGTTGCAGACAACTATCCATTATGCTTTCTTCTATATCGGGGTATCATATACTACTGGTGCCAAGAGTTCGATCCTAAACTCATCTTCAGTCTTCTTCAGTGCACTGCTTGCACACTGGGTATATGCAAATGACCATATCAGTGTGCGAAAGGGATTGGGCATTCTCTTGGGATTTATCTCGGTGGTCATGGTCAACCTTGAGCCGAATCTGGGGATTGCGTTTTCTTTGAAGGGAGAGGGCTTTGTAGTAATCGCCGCCTTCCTCACCAGTGCAAGTGCTCTGTACAGCAAACGAGTGAGCAAGAAAATTGATCCAGTGCTACTTACTAGCATGCAGCTCTTCCTTGGTGGGCTTATCTTGCTTGCGTTAGCATTGTCACAGGGAGCATCCTTTCCCACCAGCAGTCTTGCTGGATATTTCCTGCTACTCTATATGGCATCCCTAAGTGCTGTTGCCTTCTCTATCTGGACGACCCTACTCAAGCACAACAAGGTCAGTTCCATCACAGTCTTCAACTTTCTTATACCCGTGGTAGGAACCTTCCTCTCTGCACTGCTTTTAGGGGAGTCCATTTTCCGTTTGCAGTATCTTTTGGCACTCCCCTTGGTGGTTTCAGGTATTGTTTTGGTAACCTATTCCAGTTCAAAAACACCGGTATAG
- a CDS encoding ABC transporter ATP-binding protein: protein MNKPHTKMPKFDWPTLKRLFTYIFVPYKLRFLVVLCCILVSALASVAGSLFLRLLIDTYIVPMAQNPETASFTPLIQALLVMATIYAAGVIATFMYNRLMITIAQGTLKTLRDGMFTHMQKLSIRFFDTQSHGDLMSLYTNDTDTLRQMVSQSIPNFVNSIITVLAIFFAMLFTSWQLTLVVLFSLVIMLRISSFVAGKSGAYFVEQQKAIGKTNGYIEEMINGQKIIKVFTYEEKAKERFDTLNDELNNHAFNANRFANILMPIMGNISYIQYVLVAIAGGMLAIHGIGALTLGIIAAFLQLSRTINMPINQMANQLNAVVMALAGTKRIFALLDEETEGDEGYITLVNLSDTGKETEERTERWAWKDTRTGTLTELQGQVSLTDVDFGYTQETLVLKDITIHAEPGQKIALVGATGAGKTTITNLINRFYDLADGKIRYDGININKICKADLRRSLGVVLQDVHLFSGTVMDNIRYGNLDASDDEVIKAAKLANADSFIAHLPQGYQTQLSGDGSTLSQGQRQLISIARAIVADPPVLVLDEATSSIDTHTEEVVQKGMDALMEGRTVFVIAHRLSTIHNADLIMVLQMGEIIEKGTHAELMALKGQYYRLYTGVFELE, encoded by the coding sequence ATGAACAAACCCCACACCAAAATGCCCAAGTTTGACTGGCCTACCTTGAAACGTCTCTTCACCTACATCTTTGTGCCGTATAAACTGCGTTTCCTTGTTGTCCTGTGTTGTATTCTTGTCAGTGCGCTTGCCTCAGTTGCAGGCTCCCTGTTCTTACGCCTCTTGATCGATACCTATATCGTACCAATGGCACAGAACCCTGAAACAGCTTCTTTCACCCCGCTGATACAGGCTCTTCTGGTAATGGCAACGATATACGCTGCAGGTGTCATTGCTACCTTTATGTACAACCGCTTGATGATTACCATTGCCCAGGGAACACTAAAGACCCTCCGTGATGGGATGTTCACCCATATGCAGAAGCTTTCGATTCGATTCTTTGACACACAATCCCACGGAGACCTGATGAGTCTCTATACCAACGACACCGATACGCTCAGGCAGATGGTGAGTCAATCAATTCCAAACTTCGTCAATTCGATCATCACGGTACTGGCAATTTTCTTTGCCATGCTGTTTACCAGCTGGCAACTGACCTTGGTTGTTTTATTCTCACTTGTAATCATGCTACGCATATCCTCCTTTGTTGCAGGTAAAAGCGGTGCATACTTTGTTGAACAGCAGAAGGCTATCGGGAAAACCAATGGATATATAGAAGAGATGATCAACGGACAGAAAATCATCAAGGTTTTCACCTATGAAGAAAAGGCAAAGGAGCGTTTTGATACATTGAATGATGAGCTAAATAACCATGCATTCAACGCCAACCGGTTTGCCAACATCCTCATGCCGATCATGGGTAATATTAGTTACATCCAGTACGTATTGGTCGCAATTGCCGGGGGTATGTTGGCAATTCACGGCATTGGGGCATTGACCCTTGGAATTATCGCGGCCTTCCTCCAACTGAGCAGAACGATCAATATGCCGATTAACCAAATGGCCAACCAGTTGAATGCCGTTGTAATGGCACTTGCAGGTACCAAGCGTATCTTTGCGCTACTCGATGAGGAAACCGAAGGTGATGAGGGATATATCACCCTGGTCAATCTTTCCGATACAGGGAAAGAGACTGAAGAAAGAACTGAACGTTGGGCATGGAAAGATACTCGAACAGGAACGCTCACTGAGTTACAAGGTCAGGTATCGCTCACTGATGTAGACTTTGGATACACACAGGAGACCTTGGTACTCAAGGATATCACCATACACGCAGAACCTGGGCAGAAGATTGCCTTGGTCGGTGCTACCGGAGCAGGAAAAACTACTATCACCAACCTAATCAATCGCTTCTACGATCTTGCGGATGGGAAAATTCGGTATGATGGCATCAACATCAACAAGATATGCAAGGCTGACTTACGTCGTTCCTTGGGGGTAGTACTTCAGGATGTACATCTGTTCAGTGGAACGGTCATGGACAATATTCGCTACGGCAACCTGGATGCAAGTGATGACGAGGTGATCAAGGCAGCAAAACTTGCAAATGCAGACTCCTTCATCGCACACCTGCCACAAGGGTATCAAACTCAGCTCAGTGGAGATGGGTCCACGCTCTCCCAAGGACAGCGACAGCTGATCTCCATTGCACGAGCCATTGTAGCAGACCCCCCAGTATTGGTACTTGATGAGGCAACAAGCAGCATCGATACCCATACAGAGGAGGTAGTCCAGAAAGGGATGGATGCCCTGATGGAAGGCAGGACTGTCTTTGTGATTGCCCACCGCCTCTCAACCATCCACAACGCGGATCTTATCATGGTGCTGCAAATGGGAGAGATCATCGAGAAGGGAACCCACGCAGAGCTAATGGCACTTAAGGGTCAGTACTACCGTCTCTATACCGGTGTTTTTGAACTGGAATAG
- a CDS encoding ABC transporter ATP-binding protein: MFTELRKQTVGYRRSTILTMVFVTLEVIMDVIIPFLMAFLIDRGIDAGNFNEILKWGLALLLCASIALLFGVLSGHYAAKASTGFAKNVRKKLYHHTQDFSFANIDKFSTSSLVTRLTTDVTNVQRAYQMLIRIAVRSPGMLVFAFFMAVSINRTLSLVYLVALPLLGIGLFFLIKAAYPIFTRVFKTYDRLNTVVQENIRGIRVVKSFVREAHEVKKFEVVSSDIYDDFSKAEKIIAFNSPLMQGMMYLSLLSISYIAARLIVASSMTAGELMSFITYTSQILMSLMMFSMVVVMITISRASAVRIEEVLTEQSDLEEKKNAITTVADGSITFSHVDFSYTKTKEKRCLYDINLNIASGQTIGILGPTGSAKSSLVQLIPRLYDTFSGSVKVGGVDVRDYTLESIRKEVGMVLQKNLLFSGTIAENLRWGNEHASDEELRWACRIAQADGFIQQFPKGYDTYIEQDGSNVSGGQKQRLCIARALLKHPKILIFDDSTSAVDTKTDAAIREGLLSELPETTKIIIAQRVTSVMDADRIIMLDDGRIHDSGTHQELMDRCSRYKEMYCSQMHKEEQA; this comes from the coding sequence ATGTTTACAGAACTACGAAAACAAACAGTAGGATATCGACGCTCTACCATCCTTACCATGGTCTTTGTTACCTTGGAAGTGATCATGGATGTCATCATCCCTTTCCTCATGGCATTCCTCATAGACCGCGGTATCGATGCAGGAAATTTTAATGAAATCCTCAAATGGGGGCTCGCTCTTCTTCTTTGTGCATCAATTGCCCTGCTATTTGGGGTACTCTCAGGTCACTATGCTGCAAAAGCATCTACAGGCTTTGCGAAAAATGTACGGAAAAAGCTCTACCATCACACTCAAGATTTCTCATTTGCCAATATCGACAAGTTCTCCACCAGCAGTTTGGTAACCCGTCTCACCACCGATGTCACCAATGTACAACGTGCATATCAGATGCTTATTCGTATCGCAGTACGCAGCCCGGGAATGCTTGTGTTTGCCTTCTTCATGGCAGTCTCCATCAACAGAACACTGAGCTTGGTTTATCTTGTTGCACTCCCCCTTCTAGGTATCGGTCTCTTTTTCCTGATCAAGGCCGCCTATCCCATCTTCACCCGGGTATTCAAGACGTACGATCGGCTCAATACCGTGGTTCAGGAGAATATCCGGGGAATCAGGGTGGTTAAGTCATTTGTTAGGGAAGCACATGAAGTAAAGAAATTTGAAGTGGTTTCCTCCGATATCTATGATGACTTCAGCAAAGCGGAGAAGATTATTGCCTTCAACAGTCCCCTGATGCAGGGGATGATGTACCTCAGTCTGCTCTCTATCAGCTATATTGCAGCCCGTTTGATCGTCGCCTCCTCCATGACAGCAGGTGAGCTGATGAGCTTCATCACCTATACATCCCAGATTCTTATGAGCCTGATGATGTTCTCCATGGTGGTGGTCATGATTACCATAAGCAGGGCCTCAGCAGTACGGATTGAGGAAGTGCTCACTGAACAGAGTGACCTAGAGGAAAAGAAGAACGCCATCACCACGGTGGCCGATGGGTCAATTACCTTTTCCCATGTAGATTTCAGCTATACAAAGACCAAGGAGAAGCGATGTCTCTACGATATCAACCTCAATATTGCCAGTGGACAGACCATTGGTATCCTTGGGCCTACCGGTAGTGCGAAAAGTTCCCTCGTCCAGTTGATCCCCCGCCTCTATGACACCTTCAGTGGGTCAGTAAAGGTTGGAGGAGTGGATGTAAGAGACTATACGCTGGAAAGTATCAGGAAAGAGGTTGGCATGGTATTGCAGAAAAATCTTCTTTTCAGTGGAACCATTGCAGAGAATCTCCGTTGGGGAAATGAGCATGCGAGTGATGAGGAGCTTAGATGGGCTTGCCGTATTGCCCAGGCAGATGGATTCATCCAGCAGTTCCCCAAGGGCTATGACACCTACATCGAACAGGATGGATCCAATGTTTCTGGAGGACAGAAGCAGAGATTGTGTATTGCACGTGCCTTGCTCAAGCATCCAAAGATTCTCATCTTTGACGACTCAACCAGCGCTGTCGATACCAAGACAGATGCCGCTATCAGGGAAGGCTTGCTCAGTGAGCTTCCAGAAACCACGAAGATCATCATTGCACAGCGAGTAACTTCGGTAATGGATGCTGACAGGATCATCATGCTTGATGACGGAAGAATACATGACTCAGGTACCCATCAAGAACTGATGGATCGTTGTTCACGTTATAAAGAGATGTATTGTAGCCAGATGCACAAGGAGGAGCAAGCATGA